In Granulicella mallensis MP5ACTX8, the sequence ACTCCCGCTTTTCCGGATGCCTGTGCGAACCTGACTCCTGAGCATGGCGAGGCCATGACGATCTTTCTGGTTCCGATTGAGCGGGATGCCCAAGGGATGAAGTATGAGGCTGTATTCAATCGAATGGTGCCTCGTACCTAAGCGGTTGCCTTGAGACGTAAGGGCAATCGCTTCATTTGAACCTGCGGCGGGTTTAACGGAACTAATTGGCAAATACGCCAGGGCGCATGGGGAGAGAAACCAGGAGTGCAGACGAAGGGACTAAAGGTCTGATTGCGCCATTTGCGAGATAGCAGAAGGTTGCGCCGCAGGTTCCACTGCCTTTGACTGCATCTCCGGGAACTATAAACGCAGCGAACCGTCCGAGAATGCCGTGATCGAGCAGATAGGTTCCCTGATTGAAGACGGCGCTTGTGCTGAAGGTGAGATGGAAGGCGGTCATCTGTTGCTGCGCGGCTGCTACGGTGCGTTGTGTCGCGAGGGTAGCTGCGGGCTGGAGCGAATTGGCTGTTGGCAAGGACGGGTTTGTGGCGGTCGTGCTTGCTTGAAGTCCATCGACTTTTTGCAGGAGCAGATAACCGACGGCGTTATTCTCCAGAAACGCGGTGAAGACGGAACCCAGGTGTTTCTCAAAGGTGGTCTGGGTCAGGAGTCCTTGGGTATAGGCTCCGAGGCTGGCGTTAGTGAAGACATCACCGCCCAAACGTTCAGCAAACAGCGAGTGGGGCAGGGCAGTGCCGGTTATAGCAGCGGCTGCAGCAGCAAGAAAATTGCGGCGGCTAGGCATGGAACACCTCTAAGAGTTGAAAAGTTTTTCAATCCTACGCGCAATGATGTTGATTGCACGAGGAATAATTTTTTCGTTTGAGTCAGCTTTCTTCTTGCTGAAATTTACATTCCGGTAGTACAGTTGCACTCGACTCTCGATTGATAAATTTTCGGAAGTAGCTTGAACGCAGTTTCTCTTTCGGAGGAACCGTGTTCTTATTAACTTTTCATTAAGCTCAACGAATTTTCCTTTGCTCCATGGGCCCGTGGTCGTAACTGACCCGATTTTCCGTTACGTTTGGAGTGCGTTATGTTCTCCGTTGCAATGCCTCGTCTTGCGTCTATAGGTCTCGTCGTTTCAGGGGTTCTAGCTTTCTCCGGCAGCACTGCCAATGCGCAGCAGACGCAGTACAGTTCGGTGCATCGCAGTGCCGAGCGCACGCTGCCGCAGACCCTGAGTGGCGGGACCAAGGCGCTGCGGGCGAAGCTAGCGGCGGGCCGCAGCGGTATCTCGCTTGCGCTGGCGGACTTCGATGGCGATGGAACTCAGGATCTGGTTACGGGGTACAGCACCTCAAGTGGTGGTGCGCTCACGCTCCAGCTTGGCTCGTCATCGGCAACGGCACCGTCAGCCTCTGACTGGGCGGCCATGCAGCGTGGTGAGTTCGTAAGTCCTTTTGCACAGAGCTCAGTGGTGACTGAGCTGCCTGTGCAGCCCGACTTCCTGAAGGCTGCCGACATCAATGGCAATGGAACGATCGATATCGTGGTTGCGGCGCGCGGCGGCAGTTCCATTTACGTTCTTCTGGGAGATGGCCATGGTGGATTCTCCAAACCCCAGGCCCTGCCTGTGCAGGGAACGATTACGGCTCTTAGTACCTTGCGTACCTCTGACGGGCCCAGCTTTCTGGTTGCCAGCGTATGCGGCGGAGCGGGAGGCTGTGTTTTACAGGTGATGACCGCAGACGGTTCTGCGCGCGCCTCGTTGGTGCTTCCTGAGGCTGCCCGTGTTCTTGAAGCGATCTCCGCCAACGGCCATCAAACTCCGGATATCGCTGTAATTGCCGGTGGCAAGTTGTTGCTGGCTGATGGTCCTGCGATCGCGGCGGGCACTGCAAAGTTTGAGAGTCTGCCGGTAACGAATGCCGCTGCCCTTAGTGCGGGGTCGTTTGTGTACGACCGCCGTGGCTATGTTCAGCTTGCAGTGCTTGATTCCGCCGCAACGTTGCATCTGCTGGCGCGGACCGGCGTCGACAGCAGTGTCGTTACTCAGGCGGAATCACTGGCAGGTCGGAAAAATCGTTCCAAGGTGGTCGCGACTCCTAGCCCCGCAGGGCTTGGCTGGGCGGAGGTGGAGACACTGAACAGTGTGGGCTCCGGCGGGGCGGCGCCCATCCTGCTGCGTGCTCGCTTGAGTGGAAGTGGCGGCGACGATTTACTTGTGCTCTCCGGTTCGGAGTATGTCACAGTCCGCCATGCTATCGATACGTCCGGCGCAACGGTGAAGACGACACCGTCTGTCACTCTTGACTCCACGAGCAACCGTGCTACCGCGGCCGTTGCGGTGCGAGTGAGCCCGGATGCCCGCCAGGGCGTGGTCATCGCCGACGGCACCGCGAGCCCAAATGTTGCGCCGACGCTGCCTACGGTCAATAAGATTTATACGGTAAATACCACAGCCGACTCTTTCGATAACTTATCCACGGCGGGTCGCTGCACAACGAGTATCACTTGCTCGCTGCGCGACGCCATGGATCTGGCCAACAAGGATTCGGCTTCGAATATCAGCAGCGGCAAGATCGACACGGTAAACCTGCCCGCTGGGACCTATAAGCTGACGAACAACACGAGCTATACAGATCAAGGGGCGGATCTTTCCTACCACATTGAGATCACCGGTCCGGTAAACCTTGTTGGTGCAGGGGCAGGTGGCACCATTATCGATGGCCAGCAGAATGACAAGATCTTTTCCATCAACTCCGGCATCAACGTAGGCCAGACCATCTTCGATACCTTTATCTCCGGAGTCACACTACAGAACGCGAAAAACAACAGTAACTTCAACAATGGCGCCTTCGATTTTTACGGCGGCATCCTGGATTGGGATGCGGATGGTGGCGGTAACCTTACGATTACGAACTCCACTCTTCAAAACAGCACTGCTCCCTGGGGTCCTGGCGGTGCGATTGCAGCCTTTGATGCGACCCAAGACGGCACGGGGACGGTAGAACTGGACAATTGCGTTGTGCTTGGGAACTCTACCCCTGAAGAGGGTGGCGGTCTTTACATCACTACAGGTGTACCGCTGATTCTGAATGCCACAACGGTCGCTAATAATAAGGCCCTGGTTTCTGTGAATAGCGGTGATTCAGCTGCCTTCGGCCAGGGCGGCGGCATCTTTTACGAACAGGAGACGTCGAGTGTCCAGTCGGCGATCATCAATGGCAGCGTCATTTCAGGCAACCAGGCGACGGACTCCGGCGGCGGTGTTTATACAAATACCGGGCTAGCCATTACTGCTTCGACACTTAGGAACAATACTTCCGGTGCTTCCGGTGGCGGCCTGTTCTTTGATGCCAGCAACCAGATCGGTACGATCACCTCCGGCACATTTACCTCCAACCATGCGAGTACCGATGGTGGAGGAATCTTTGTTCAGTCCGGTATGGCCGGCAACACCTTGAACATGCATTACTCGCGCATTCAGGGCAATACCGCGGGAACACACACGGGTCTTGGCGATGGCTCTGCCGGGGATAACCCCGCAGCGACAGTCAATGCCACAGATAACTGGTGGGGCTGCAATGGACCAGCCACTGGAACTGGCTGCGATACAGCCGGGGCAAGCCTGGGAACACTGACACTCACGCCCTACACCACGCTTGCGATCTCGCTCAACAGCACCACGCCTGCCTCCGGCACCAATGTCATCGCGACGGGCAGCCTGGGGCAGGATTCGGGGGGCACCACTTATACGAAGGCACAGGACGCAGCCTACTTAAACGTTCCTGCAACGCTGACGATCACACAGGGCGGCGCAACGGTGAACTCCTCTGCGACTGCACTCGATCCCAATGCGACGATCACTACGAGCACACCCGCGACTGCCTCCGGTACGGCTACGGTTACTGTGGATGGCACCAGTGTTTCAGCGAGCTTTTCTGTAACTTCGCCGACCCTAAAGGTCACCAGCACCCACCTCGGTAGCTTTATCGCGGGCTCAAGCGGGAACAACTACACCCTGTCTGTAGCCAACAGCGGCAACGCTTCGACCTCTGGCACGGTGACGGTGATAGATACACTGCCCAGCGGCTTCACGGCAACGGCTATCAGCGGCACAGGATGGAATTGCGTTCTGGGTACCTTGACCTGCACTACCACCACCGTGCTCGCGACCGGTTCTTCTCTTCCTGCAATCACTCTTACGGTCAGCGTCAGCGGGACGAACATTGGGGTGTATAGCAATGCCGTTGCGGTGAGCGGGGGAGGGGCAGCCAGTGGGGTTGGAACCGATTCGACCACGGTCGTCGGTCCGCCAACGATGGTCCAAGCCTTTGTCCCCAATACGGCGGGGGTCAACCAGGTTGTGGCTTGGACGTTCCAGATCTCGAACCCCAACACCACGACAGCCCTTACCGGAATCAGCTTAGTCGATATTCTTCCGACGCAGATGGTCATCACCACGCCCAACGGTCTCACCAATACCTGTGGTGGTACGGCGCCGACTGCAGCCGCTGGCGGCAATGCAATCATCATCAGTGGCGCGACGTTGGCGGCAGGCGCCAATTGCACCGTCTCGGTCAATGTCATCGCCAACGCCCCTTCAGTCTATCTAGTCAACTCCGGCCCCATTAGCGCGCAAAACGGAGGACTCGGTCTATCGGGTTCGGCTATGCTCACGGTGAATAAACCTCCTACCCTGGTGTCGGTGACTCCGGGCACATCGTCGATCTTCGTGGGGGGCGCGACTTCGCTCACTTACGTTCTGAGTAATCCCAACGGAGGCACCAGCCTGACGGGGGTTGCCCTTACAGACACTCTGCCTGCGGGACTTATTGTCGATCTTCCGAATGGAGCTTCCACTACCTGCAGCGGGGGAACGGTTACAGCTCCCATTGGGGGTAGCACGATCTCTCTAAGTGGTGCGACGCTGGCTGCGAATACGAACTGCAGCTTCACGGTTGATGTGTTCGGAACCTCCGGCGGCGACAAGACCTTCAGCTCAGGAGCACCGACTTCGACGAATGGCGGGACAGGCGTAGCTTTATCGGTGGACATCAACGTCATTGCAGAATCGATCTGGCTGATCAACGCGAACGATACGCTGGTTCCAGTCAATAGTGTCGGTAACTCTACCGGGGCTATTGGCACCGCAGGCGGGGTTGGAATGCTTGGCGCTGTGGCCTTCGATCACGCAGGCAATGTCTGGGCGGTCGCTAACGGTACAAGCTCCGTTATCGGGTTTACAAGTGTCGGCACGGCGATCACGGTATCGGGAAATGCCGCTGCCGGAGTCAGCTCGCCGACCTCGCTGGCTATCGACGGCCTGGGCA encodes:
- a CDS encoding DUF6916 family protein encodes the protein MPSRRNFLAAAAAAITGTALPHSLFAERLGGDVFTNASLGAYTQGLLTQTTFEKHLGSVFTAFLENNAVGYLLLQKVDGLQASTTATNPSLPTANSLQPAATLATQRTVAAAQQQMTAFHLTFSTSAVFNQGTYLLDHGILGRFAAFIVPGDAVKGSGTCGATFCYLANGAIRPLVPSSALLVSLPMRPGVFAN
- a CDS encoding DUF7933 domain-containing protein; its protein translation is MFSVAMPRLASIGLVVSGVLAFSGSTANAQQTQYSSVHRSAERTLPQTLSGGTKALRAKLAAGRSGISLALADFDGDGTQDLVTGYSTSSGGALTLQLGSSSATAPSASDWAAMQRGEFVSPFAQSSVVTELPVQPDFLKAADINGNGTIDIVVAARGGSSIYVLLGDGHGGFSKPQALPVQGTITALSTLRTSDGPSFLVASVCGGAGGCVLQVMTADGSARASLVLPEAARVLEAISANGHQTPDIAVIAGGKLLLADGPAIAAGTAKFESLPVTNAAALSAGSFVYDRRGYVQLAVLDSAATLHLLARTGVDSSVVTQAESLAGRKNRSKVVATPSPAGLGWAEVETLNSVGSGGAAPILLRARLSGSGGDDLLVLSGSEYVTVRHAIDTSGATVKTTPSVTLDSTSNRATAAVAVRVSPDARQGVVIADGTASPNVAPTLPTVNKIYTVNTTADSFDNLSTAGRCTTSITCSLRDAMDLANKDSASNISSGKIDTVNLPAGTYKLTNNTSYTDQGADLSYHIEITGPVNLVGAGAGGTIIDGQQNDKIFSINSGINVGQTIFDTFISGVTLQNAKNNSNFNNGAFDFYGGILDWDADGGGNLTITNSTLQNSTAPWGPGGAIAAFDATQDGTGTVELDNCVVLGNSTPEEGGGLYITTGVPLILNATTVANNKALVSVNSGDSAAFGQGGGIFYEQETSSVQSAIINGSVISGNQATDSGGGVYTNTGLAITASTLRNNTSGASGGGLFFDASNQIGTITSGTFTSNHASTDGGGIFVQSGMAGNTLNMHYSRIQGNTAGTHTGLGDGSAGDNPAATVNATDNWWGCNGPATGTGCDTAGASLGTLTLTPYTTLAISLNSTTPASGTNVIATGSLGQDSGGTTYTKAQDAAYLNVPATLTITQGGATVNSSATALDPNATITTSTPATASGTATVTVDGTSVSASFSVTSPTLKVTSTHLGSFIAGSSGNNYTLSVANSGNASTSGTVTVIDTLPSGFTATAISGTGWNCVLGTLTCTTTTVLATGSSLPAITLTVSVSGTNIGVYSNAVAVSGGGAASGVGTDSTTVVGPPTMVQAFVPNTAGVNQVVAWTFQISNPNTTTALTGISLVDILPTQMVITTPNGLTNTCGGTAPTAAAGGNAIIISGATLAAGANCTVSVNVIANAPSVYLVNSGPISAQNGGLGLSGSAMLTVNKPPTLVSVTPGTSSIFVGGATSLTYVLSNPNGGTSLTGVALTDTLPAGLIVDLPNGASTTCSGGTVTAPIGGSTISLSGATLAANTNCSFTVDVFGTSGGDKTFSSGAPTSTNGGTGVALSVDINVIAESIWLINANDTLVPVNSVGNSTGAIGTAGGVGMLGAVAFDHAGNVWAVANGTSSVIGFTSVGTAITVSGNAAAGVSSPTSLAIDGLGMIWVANGNNTVSVLDSSGAAVTPSTGYKGGLISAPTGIIVDNSGSVWISNGGNGSVTKIIGGAAPVTTPTVTGTLNNTLGTRP